The genomic segment GCATCGTCGATTACAACCACAACCCCGCCGCCAAGCTGATCGACGAGATCCCGGCGATGGCCGAGCGAGGGATCGCTGCCTACAAGATCTATATGGTCGTCGACACCGGTCGTACCTACCCTCACCCGGCGGCGATCGGGGTTCACGACCACGGCGAGCTATTAAGGGCCATGGAGGCAGTCGCCAAGACCGGACTGCGACTCATGGTCCACCCGCACGACCAGGCCATCATGGACGTGGTCGAGCAGGAGTTCTGGGCCAAAGGGGATCGAAGCCCGGCTGCGTACGGCAAGACGCTCGCGACCGGCGACGGCATCATCTGGGACACCGCCACGGCCACACTCTTACGACTCGCCGAAGCCACCGGATGCAAGCTGCACATCGTTCACGCCCAAACCATCCGCCAGATCGAGATGTTCAAAGAGGCTCGGGCCCGAGGCGTTGACGTAACCGCAGAGACCAACCATTGGGCGTTGTTCCTGGGTCGGATGAGCGATATCGAGGAGCAAGGTTCATACGTGCTCTCCTATATGGTCCCCGATCATCACCGGGAGGCGGTGTGGGGGGCGTTGGCCGACGGAACCATCAATATGATCTCGTCCGATCACGCTCCACATACGCGAGTAGAAAAAGAAGTTGGCTGGACCGACGCCTGGGCTGCCCATACCGGAACCCCAGGAATCCAAGAGCAACTCCCCCTCATGATCAACGCCATGCACGAGGGCCGCATCACCCTGGATCGCCTCGTCGATCTGGTCTCGACGGCCCCGGCCCGGGTGTTTGGGCTGAAGAAGAAGGGTTCGTTGGCACCGGGATCCGATGCCGACATCGCCTTGCTCGACCTCGACAAGGTCTGGACGATCACCAACGAGGGCGTACAGTCAAAGATCGGCTGGACACCTTATGACGGACGAAAAATCAAGGGTGCCGTTGCCCATACGATGG from the Acidimicrobiia bacterium genome contains:
- a CDS encoding dihydroorotase family protein, giving the protein MRRVISGGDVFMEGARRTLDIVINGESIEAIVAPGTGPANVDAIDATGLVAIPGGVDVHVHTREPGYTHKEDLITVSRAAAAGGYTTIFGMPNLDPPTMTAEDLDSVLGMYNEKCIVDYNHNPAAKLIDEIPAMAERGIAAYKIYMVVDTGRTYPHPAAIGVHDHGELLRAMEAVAKTGLRLMVHPHDQAIMDVVEQEFWAKGDRSPAAYGKTLATGDGIIWDTATATLLRLAEATGCKLHIVHAQTIRQIEMFKEARARGVDVTAETNHWALFLGRMSDIEEQGSYVLSYMVPDHHREAVWGALADGTINMISSDHAPHTRVEKEVGWTDAWAAHTGTPGIQEQLPLMINAMHEGRITLDRLVDLVSTAPARVFGLKKKGSLAPGSDADIALLDLDKVWTITNEGVQSKIGWTPYDGRKIKGAVAHTMVRGTDVWANGAVVGEPGHGRFVRSEGHL